A genomic stretch from Frigoribacterium sp. PvP032 includes:
- a CDS encoding DUF1684 domain-containing protein, giving the protein MALAAWRRTIHGLYRQVREATDLEAAHDLWRRTRDELFTTNPVTPLLPEDRPHFTGLPTKPYDAAWRFEVPILPAEPRRMVVETGTDGDVPFDRVGRVEVPGVGSLDVWRLRSYGGGLFVPVGDALAGKSGGTYGGGRYLIDSVKGADLGPGSEPGTIVLDFNFAYNPSCAYDPAWACPLAQPGNRVAVEIPVGERYSGAH; this is encoded by the coding sequence CTGGCGCTGGCCGCGTGGCGCCGGACGATCCACGGGCTGTACCGGCAGGTGCGCGAGGCGACCGACCTCGAGGCGGCGCACGACCTGTGGCGACGCACACGCGACGAGCTCTTCACGACGAACCCGGTCACGCCGCTGCTCCCCGAGGACAGGCCGCACTTCACCGGCCTCCCGACGAAGCCGTACGACGCCGCGTGGCGCTTCGAGGTGCCGATCCTGCCCGCCGAGCCGCGCCGCATGGTGGTCGAGACGGGCACCGACGGCGACGTGCCCTTCGACCGGGTCGGCCGCGTCGAGGTGCCGGGCGTCGGCTCGCTCGACGTGTGGCGGCTGCGCTCGTACGGGGGCGGCCTCTTCGTCCCCGTCGGGGACGCGCTGGCCGGCAAGTCGGGCGGTACCTACGGAGGCGGTCGGTACCTGATCGACTCCGTCAAGGGAGCCGACCTCGGGCCCGGCTCCGAGCCCGGCACGATCGTGCTCGACTTCAACTTCGCCTACAACCCGAGCTGCGCCTACGACCCCGCCTGGGCCTGCCCGCTCGCGCAGCCGGGCAACCGCGTGGCCGTCGAGATCCCCGTCGGCGAGCGCTACTCGGG
- a CDS encoding DUF427 domain-containing protein, translated as MKAVLSDGTVVAEAPKDELISIEGNWYFPPASVNDELFEKSPTQYHCPWKGDTQYFSVKDGDTLLQDRAWSYPTPIPASFDRVGKDYTGYVAFWKDVQVVE; from the coding sequence ATGAAGGCAGTTCTGAGCGACGGCACCGTGGTGGCCGAGGCCCCGAAGGACGAGCTGATCTCGATCGAGGGCAACTGGTACTTCCCGCCCGCGAGCGTCAACGACGAGCTCTTCGAGAAGAGCCCCACGCAGTACCACTGCCCGTGGAAGGGCGACACGCAGTACTTCAGCGTTAAGGACGGCGACACCCTGCTGCAGGACCGTGCGTGGAGCTACCCGACGCCGATCCCCGCGTCGTTCGACCGCGTCGGCAAGGACTACACCGGCTACGTCGCGTTCTGGAAGGACGTGCAGGTCGTCGAGTAG